The following proteins are encoded in a genomic region of Corticium candelabrum chromosome 11, ooCorCand1.1, whole genome shotgun sequence:
- the LOC134186470 gene encoding uncharacterized protein SCO4629-like gives MDTDHIVTAETIWKYMLLGHNMIKCNAAIVLGSHDTRVADWAAQLYLDGFTPCLLFSGGLGNLTKGVFSQPEADLFADVARGRGVTSDSIFIENESTNTGENIQFSYKVLIDAGISTDKLILVQKPYMERRTYATFVKQWPGDVAKVKFVLTSPPISFNDYPNEDVGSIHDVIHIMVGDLQRILIYPNKGFQIYQEVPTKVLDAYESLIQAGYTRHMIQTGDIN, from the coding sequence ATGGATACAGACCATATTGTGACAGCTGAAACAATTTGGAAGTACATGTTATTGGGACATAACATGATCAAGTGTAATGCTGCAATAGTACTGGGAAGTCATGACACTCGTGTAGCTGATTGGGCGGCTCAGTTGTATTTGGACGGGTTCACACCTTGTCTGCTGTTTTCAGGTGGCCTAGGAAATCTAACAAAAGGAGTTTTTAGTCAACCAGAAGCGGATCTGTTTGCTGATGTTGCAAGAGGGCGTGGTGTCACTTCTGATTCAATTTTCATCGAAAATGAGTCGACAAACACTGGGGAGaacattcaattttcataCAAAGTTTTGATAGACGCTGGCATttcaacagacaaactcattCTTGTACAAAAACCCTACATGGAACGGAGAACCTACGCCACATTTGTCAAGCAATGGCCTGGAGATGTTGCCAAAGTAAAATTTGTGCTGACGTCACCGCCTATATCTTTTAATGACTACCCCAATGAGGATGTGGGAAGTAtacatgacgtcattcacATAATGGTGGGTGATCTACAACGCATACTAATATATCCAAACAAAGGATTTCAGATTTACCAGGAAGTGCCAACTAAGGTACTTGACGCCTATGAGTCACTCATCCAAGCAGGATACACTAGACACATGATACAAACTGGAGATATAAACTGA
- the LOC134186381 gene encoding immunoglobulin-binding protein 1b-like: MAAAVDSDWSLREVFKRAWGLYGEIESFHGSSMDDAHQSRIRDAIKQFEQATRLVNDFALFSDNEELTEVTTPSVKYLLLPALLGQLHMKLTDSMRRERLETAKIYFRDFLQRCEQYGLEMKDKSVLKDAAVESNGRTESPDVASMASRRQAKIEEYRRIKADTERLTQLEEMLEKNPEDEETEREYYIMQLNVNIQKAIDELRSIAQEINILKQIEKASQTDSQPPSKPKQCDPSDRQPRGPFLLLPRNEAQKKVFGAGYPSLPTMTLDEFYEQRYKDHMQKVTQTTETAKRSQEEDKDRDEDNDEKLKGMREWDDFKDTHRRGWGNRQNMG, encoded by the coding sequence ATGGCGGCTGCTGTAGATTCTGATTGGAGTTTGCGTGAAGTCTTCAAGAGAGCGTGGGGTTTGTATGGAGAAATCGAATCGTTTCATGGCAGTTCTATGGACGACGCCCATCAATCTCGTATTAGAGACGCAATAAAGCAGTTTGAGCAGGCAACACGTTTGGTCAATGATTTTGCCCTTTTCAGTGATAATGAAGAATTAACGGAGGTGACCACGCCATCCGTCAAATACTTGCTTCTACCTGCCCTCTTAGGTCAACTGCATATGAAACTGACTGACAGCATGCGTCGGGAAAGACTGGAAACAGCCAAGATTTACTTTCGAGATTTCCTTCAGCGTTGTGAGCAGTATGGATTAGAAATGAAGGACAAGAGCGTTCTCAAAGATGCAGCAGTAGAATCGaatggacggacagagagTCCTGATGTTGCCAGTATGGCATCTCGACGTCAAGCGAAAATTGAAGAATACAGAAGGATTAAGGCCGACACAGAGAGGCTGACACAACTAGAAGAAATGCTTGAGAAAAATCCAGAGGACGAGGAAACTGAACGGGAGTATTACATAATGCAGTTGAATGTGAATATACAGAAAGCCATTGATGAATTAAGGAGCATAGCACAAGAAATTAATATTCTCAAGCAGATAGAGAAGGCaagtcaaacagacagccaaccTCCATCGAAACCAAAACAGTGTGACCCTTCTGACAGACAACCCAGGGGTCCATTTTTATTATTACCAAGAAATGAGGCTCAGAAAAAGGTGTTTGGTGCAGGATATCCTAGTCTCCCTACGATGACCCTCGACGAATTCTACGAGCAGAGATATAAAGATCACATGCAAAAAGTAACACAAACAACCGAAACTGCCAAGCGTTCTCAAGAGGAAGATAAAGATCGAGATGAAGACAATGATGAGAAACTAAAAGGGATGAGGGAATGGGACGATTTCAAGGACACACATAGAAGGGGATGGGGTAATAGACAGAATATGGGATAA
- the LOC134186368 gene encoding serine/threonine-protein kinase LATS1-like, whose amino-acid sequence MSDVERRESAKHHQTRPKSFPAADDAERSMQPAVRQDHAIPVYGELSTRSGRESAPLPQTSSSSTNSPSLLVRQSSFHSSGRNGRDRDVALEKIRRSLRPYAVNGSDLAFAFDRQIAPFDVSQRAPCPVDGTENYSVLLRESGANALAESGMGVWTTNAYHQPYQQRYSLRSTDSGFPLELASDDEQWAYDVISPREGRQMLRSAQRVAGCGGREVDEAFDRQSESPSGTPITVSRSESMRSCGPAYGSPEPCRQATVKRSESTRSYQSESPRDTRRRSGSVRSGNVQGPVGLNRSNSIRSAGAVTPTSNLESLARRNGATRATRPSPPPQTSSKVVQQQTGSHWNIERESGATPTSGLSRKESLRSNRGVSPPYHAHLCHLPPPYRDSPTLGLESRAIQSASPNPATLTRLPLHSPNPLTQTMNAAAIRSPADPPPFYYHRHGSGTPVEGRQTPVYGPVAAGSPMTVGGRAPPPAYSQASPPRYDRTPVGFTDGRQTPRRSSRPSSPGTPATDRVPKTSVSRSRGPTPTGMVVEPPPYHSSSRTTPPAFMDPLVTQRKQPVLPVDYYIPQGPIVATHRESPAFSVSYSEPDSATSPAFTVSNAVPDPVSLFSQMMPVIEEGCDGRSDASDGRYDSLRRRRRYLPSYMECDSPCIVEEGPHPYTGPRISPEAYKFFMEQHVENVIKRFRDTRERRMSLEKRMEQHKLKEETRDQMRRILAQRESNYLRLRRAKMDRSHFTQLKILGRGGFAEVSLVRKKDTDELYALKTLKKDEVIKRNQVAHVKAERDILAEADNEWVVKLFYSFQDAEHLYFVMDYIPGGDMLSLLVKLQVFSEDLARFYIAELVLAIDSVHKMGFIHRDIKPDNILVDRHGHIKLTDFGLCTGFHWTHDSKYYKTSGHQRQESQEPEPGAWELIRQTHNIDLSKPLVRRAVRKERRRNEAKSIVGTPNYIAPEILTGEVYSQLCDWWSVGVILYEMVFGQPPFLSPTAIETQLRIINFKTTLEIPECEEVSDITRDLIRGLCCGHSSRLGNDMQELTSHQFFDCIMWDTLRQIEAPYVPHLTSETDTSNFDEATSVGGSCSQPRSQGTRSGSEDSTKASSSCLPDAGNAHAFYEFTYRRFFHDNKGYPVKESTVYV is encoded by the exons ATGAGCGACGTGGAGCGACGCGAATCGGCCAAACACCACCAGACGCGTCCCAAATCATTCCCAGCAGCCGACGACGCAGAGAGGTCGATGCAGCCCGCAGTGCGTCAAGACCATGCCATTCCCGTCTACGGCGAGCTGAGCACACGCAGCGGACGGGAATCAGCGCCTCTACCTCAGACATCAAGCAGCTCAACCAACTCTCCATCTCTTCTTGTCAGACAAAGTTCGTTTCATTCGTCCGGAAGGAACGGACGCGACCGCGACGTGGCGTTAGAGAAAATACGAAGATCGTTGAGACCGTATGCCGTCAACGGCAGCGATTTGGCGTTCGCATTTGACAGGCAG ATCGCACCGTTCGACGTCTCGCAGCGCGCTCCGTGCCCCGTCGACGGCACCGAGAACTACTCCGTGTTGCTGCGAGAATCTGGAGCGAATGCGTTGGCGGAGTCTGGCATGGGGGTATGGACCACTAACGCATACCACCAGCCCTATCAGCAGAGATACAGTCTACGCAGCACGGACAGCGGGTTTCCTCTCGAGTTGGCGAGCGACGACGAGCAGTGGGCCTACGATGTGATCTCACCTCGCGAGGGAAGGCAAATGCTGCGCTCGGCGCAGAGAGTCGCTGGTTGTGGAGGGCGCGAGGTCGACGAGGCGTTTGATCGACAGTCCGAGTCTCCCAGCGGGACGCCTATAACTGTCAGTCGCAGCGAGAGTATGCGTTCTTGTGGGCCGGCGTATGGGAGTCCGGAGCCGTGCCGTCAGGCGACGGTGAAAAGGAGTGAGAGCACGAGGTCATATCAGAGTGAGAGTCCCAGGGATACGAGGAGACGGAGCGGTTCTGTGCGTTCTGGCAATGTGCAGGGTCCTGTCGGTTTAAATAGGAGTAACAGCATCCGCTCGGCGGGTGCTGTTACTCCCACATCAAATCTGGAGTCGTTAGCGAGGAGGAATGGTGCAACAAGAGCAACTAGACCCTCCCCGCCCCCACAGACAAGTTCAAAGGTTGTACAACAGCAGACAGGAAGTCATTGGAATATTGAACGAGAATCGGGTGCCACGCCAACATCGGGTCTGTCGAGGAAGGAGAGTTTGCGTTCGAATCGAGGTGTGTCGCCGCCATATCATGCTCATTTGTGTCATCTTCCTCCGCCATATCGAGATTCACCAACTCTCGGACTGGAGTCAAGAGCCATACAGAGCGCATCGCCGAACCCAGCTACTCTAACCAGACTTCCGCTTCATTCTCCTAATCCGCTGACTCAGACGATGAATGCGGCCGCCATTCGAAGTCCTGCCGACCCACCACCGTTCTATTATCATCGACATGGATCGGGTACTCCTGTTGAAGGACGCCAGACACCCGTGTATGGACCTGTTGCTGCCGGGTCACCAATGACGGTTGGTGGACGAGCTCCGCCTCCTGCTTATAGTCAAGCGTCTCCACCACGGTACGACAGGACACCAGTAGGATTCACTGATGGGAGACAAACGCCGAGAAGATCGTCAAGACCGAGTTCTCCTGGGACACCAGCAACAGACCGGGTACCGAAGACAAGTGTATCGCGTTCCCGTGGACCTACACCGACTGGCATGGTGGTTGAGCCACCTCCGTATCATTCTTCATCTAGGACAACGCCTCCAGCTTTTATGGATCCTTTGGTTACACAGCGAAAGCAACCTGTCCTTCCCGTTGATTACTATATTCCACAAGGCCCCATTGTTGCTACTCATCGAGAAAGTCCTGCCTTTTCTGTTTCATACAGTGAACCTGACTCAGCCACGTCTCCAGCGTTTACAGTGTCAAATGCCGTCCCTGATCCTGTATCGTTGTTTAGTCAGATGATGCCAGTAATTGAAGAGGGATGCGATGGCCGAAGCGATGCATCAGATGGTCGGTATGACAGTCTAAGGAGGCGGCGTCGGTATTTACCTTCCTACATGGAATGTGACAGTCCATGTATTGTAGAAGAAGGTCCACATCCTTACACAGGGCCTAGGATATCTCCAGAGGCGTACAAGTTCTTCATGGAACAACACGTTGAAAATGTAATAAAGCGGTTTCGAGATACACGAGAACGACGAATGAGTCTAGAGAAACGGATGGAGCAGCATAAGCTGAAAGAGGAGACACGAGACCAAATGAGACGAATCCTTGCACAAAGAGAGTCGAACTACTTGCGGTTGCGACGGGCCAAGATGGATCGATCACACTTCACGCAACTCAAAATACTCGGTCGTGGAGGGTTTGCTGAAGTAAGTTTGGTACGAAAGAAGGATACAGATGAGCTATATGCACTGAAGACTCTGAAAAAGGATGAGGTGATCAAGCGAAATCAGGTTGCACACGTGAAAGCAGAAAGAGATATTCTTGCTGAAGCAGACAATGAGTGGGTAGTCAAGCTTTTCTATTCCTTCCAAGACGCGGAGCATCTATACTTTGTCATGGATTACATTCCAGGTGGCGACATGCTTAGTTTGCTGGTCAAACTGCAAGTGTTCTCTGAGGACCTCGCCAGATTCTACATCGCAGAGTTAGTGCTCGCAATCGATTCAGTACACAAGATGGGATTCATCCATCGGGACATCAAACCAGACAATATCCTGGTTGACCGCCACGGCCACATCAAGCTTACTGATTTCGGCTTGTGTACTGGATTTCACTGGACACACGATTCGAAGTATTATAAGACAAGTGGCCACCAGAGGCAAGAAAGCCAGGAACCTGAACCCGGTGCTTGGGAGCTAATTAGACAAACTCATAATATTGACCTGTCAAAGCCACTTGTTCGGAGGGCAGTTCGCAAGGAGCGTCGCCGCAATGAAGCAAAGTCAATAGTAGGCACACCTAATTACATAGCCCCAGAAATCCTCACTGGCGAGGTTTACAGTCAGCTGTGCGACTGGTGGTCAGTTGGAGTTATTCTCTACGAAATGGTGTTCGGTCAACCTCCGTTCCTGTCTCCCACAGCCATTGAGACACAGTTGAGGATAATAAATTTCAAGACGACCTTGGAGATTCCGGAATGTGAAGAAGTGTCAGACATAACTCGAGATCTCATTCGCGGTCTCTGCTGTGGGCACAGTTCTCGTCTTGGGAACGACATGCAGGAGCTGACAAGCCATCAATTCTTTGATTGCATAATGTGGGATACCCTTCGCCAAATCGAAGCACCTTATGTTCCTCACCTAACATCTGAAACAGATACATCCAACTTTGACGAAGCCACATCTGTTGGCGGATCATGTTCACAGCCACGGTCACAAGGGACTCGAAGTGGTAGTGAGGATTCCACAAAAGCTTCAAGTTCATGCCTCCCTGATGCTGGGAACGCACATGCATTTTATGAGTTCACATACCGCCGCTTTTTTCATGACAACAAAGGATATCCAGTAAAGGAATCGACTGTATATGTTTAG